In Clostridium swellfunianum, a genomic segment contains:
- the rplL gene encoding 50S ribosomal protein L7/L12 translates to MTREEIIQAIKNMTVLELNELVKACEEEFGVSAAAPVAVAGGAAAAPAAEEKTEFDVVLASAGAEKIKVIKVVRELTGLGLKEAKEVVDGAPKTLKEGVSKDDAEAMKAKLAEVGATVEIK, encoded by the coding sequence ATGACAAGAGAAGAAATTATTCAAGCTATAAAGAATATGACTGTTTTAGAATTAAACGAGTTAGTAAAGGCATGTGAAGAAGAATTCGGAGTTAGCGCTGCTGCTCCTGTAGCTGTTGCAGGCGGTGCTGCTGCTGCTCCAGCTGCTGAAGAAAAGACTGAGTTTGACGTAGTATTAGCTAGCGCTGGTGCTGAAAAGATTAAAGTTATAAAAGTAGTTAGAGAGTTAACTGGTCTTGGCTTAAAAGAAGCTAAGGAAGTAGTTGACGGAGCTCCTAAGACATTAAAAGAAGGCGTAAGCAAGGACGATGCTGAAGCTATGAAGGCTAAGCTTGCTGAAGTTGGAGCAACTGTAGAAATAAAGTAA
- the rplJ gene encoding 50S ribosomal protein L10 has protein sequence MGNNLDVKKAKVLEIREKMEKAQGIVFAKYQGLTVEEDTELRKKLREAGVEYKVYKNTLTTLAARELGLEGLVSHLEGPVSVAFGYEDATAPARILNDFAKGHKKLELKAGVVEGTVYDAAGIAKLATIPSREVLIAQLLGSFKAPLSNLAYLLNAIAEKQSSAE, from the coding sequence GTGGGTAACAATTTAGATGTTAAAAAGGCTAAAGTTCTTGAGATAAGAGAAAAAATGGAAAAGGCTCAAGGAATAGTATTTGCAAAATACCAGGGCTTAACTGTTGAAGAAGATACAGAGTTAAGAAAGAAACTTAGAGAAGCAGGAGTAGAGTATAAAGTTTACAAAAACACTTTAACAACTCTAGCCGCAAGAGAACTTGGATTAGAAGGTTTAGTAAGTCATCTAGAAGGTCCTGTATCAGTAGCTTTTGGATATGAGGATGCTACAGCTCCAGCAAGAATACTTAATGACTTCGCTAAAGGACATAAGAAGTTAGAGCTTAAGGCAGGTGTAGTTGAAGGTACAGTTTATGATGCTGCAGGCATTGCTAAACTTGCAACTATTCCATCAAGAGAAGTTCTTATTGCTCAATTACTTGGAAGCTTCAAGGCTCCATTATCAAATCTTGCATACTTATTAAATGCAATCGCTGAAAAGCAAAGTTCAGCTGAATAG